A single window of Salvia splendens isolate huo1 chromosome 6, SspV2, whole genome shotgun sequence DNA harbors:
- the LOC121807737 gene encoding G-type lectin S-receptor-like serine/threonine-protein kinase SD1-1 isoform X2, translating to MKLLQETETPNVNVLTSWKSDNDPSPGEFIFGIVNSGLSQIITTTGKERRYRAIYWDGHFPGFPDSVDATWNAEIGSSGGKLLSIFQPLKQSVHTRLIMNSSGSFQRFVMDERGGGWVLMITSPRDSCDNYGWCGVNGVCRIYKTPECECLRGFKPKSDKEWRLFDWRSGCSRNPPLDCPKQDGFLKIQGFKFPDSLSFQLNTSMSIEECRDQCLKNCNCTAYADPYFRNGTNCLMWFGDLIDIREQAVNARDGPSVYIRVAATELDHLTDSAKKAKGSAKTKFILIAVITTMLVLVSCLGGLLTWRCRKQGYRKASEELELPLFDLATIIAATNNFSRENMLGEGGFGPVYKGNLSAGQVVAVKRMSRYSGQGDEEFKNEIILISNLQHRNLVRILGYCIEGEEKMLVYEYMLNKSLDYYIFDEERGFLLDWSKRFEIIMGIARGLMYLHHDSRLKIIHRDLKTSNILLDKSLNAKISDFGIARMFAGDQTAARTKRVVGTYGYMAPEYAFDGKFSMKSDVFSMGVVILEIVSGKRNRGFKCALGYQNLLEQAWLLWKENRELELMDPCYNKSYVEWQVRRCIQVGLLCVQNAAEERPMMPSVVLMLSSEDTVLPQPKRPAFFMQSEPSNGKNKCNSCTITISEVQGR from the exons ACGGACACTTCCCGGGGTTTCCGGATTCAGTCGACGCGACGTGGAATGCGGAGATTGGTTCCAGCGGGGGTAAGCTGCTTTCAATTTTTCAGCCACTGAAACAATCAGTTCATACCAGGTTGATCATGAACAGCTCCGGATCGTTTCAACGCTTCGTGATGGATGAGCGAGGAGGAGGCTGGGTTCTGATGATCACATCGCCTCGTGACTCGTGTGATAACTACGGGTGGTGTGGTGTTAATGGCGTGTGCAGGATTTACAAGACGCCCGAGTGTGAGTGCCTGCGAGGTTTCAAGCCAAAATCCGACAAGGAATGGAGGTTGTTTGATTGGAGAAGTGGATGCAGTAGAAATCCGCCCCTGGATTGCCCAAAGCAAGATGGATTTCTGAAGATTCAAGGGTTCAAGTTTCCTGACTCGTTGAGTTTTCAACTGAACACGAGCATGAGCATTGAAGAATGCCGTGATCAGTGCTTGAAGAACTGTAACTGCACAGCTTATGCTGATCCATACTTCAGAAATGGGACCAACTGTTTGATGTGGTTTGGGGATTTGATTGATATAAGGGAGCAGGCAGTAAATGCCCGGGATGGCCCGAGCGTCTATATTCGCGTGGCTGCTACAGAACTAG ATCATTTGACAGATTCGGCTAAGAAGGCGAAAGGATCTGCAAAGACTAAGTTCATACTTATAGCTGTTATTACCACTATGCTTGTCTTGGTTTCATGTCTTGGAGGCTTACTTACATGGAGATGCAGGAAACAAG GTTACAGAAAGGCCAGCGAGGAACTAGAGTTGCCTTTATTCGATTTGGCAACTATCATAGCAGCCACGAATAACTTTTCACGAGAGAACATGCTTGGAGAAGGTGGTTTTGGGCCTGTGTACAAG GGAAACCTATCAGCAGGGCAAGTAGTTGCAGTGAAAAGAATGTCGAGGTATTCTGGACAAGGCGATGAAGAGTTCAAGAATGAAATAATTTTGATCTCGAACCTCCAACACAGGAATCTGGTCAGAATCTTGGGATATTGCATTGAAGGGGAGGAGAAGATGCTAGTCTATGAGTACATGTTGAACAAAAGCTTGGACTATTACATTTTTG ATGAGGAAAGGGGGTTCCTGTTAGATTGGTCAAAGCGGTTTGAAATCATCATGGGGATTGCAAGGGGCCTTATGTACCTCCATCATGATTCAAGGCTCAAAATCATCCACAGGGACCTGAAAACAAGCAATATCTTGTTAGATAAGAGCTTGAATGCCAAGATTTCAGATTTCGGGATAGCAAGAATGTTTGCAGGAGATCAAACGGCAGCAAGAACAAAAAGAGTTGTTGGGACATA TGGCTACATGGCTCCGGAGTATGCATTTGACGGGAAGTTCTCCATGAAGTCGGATGTATTCAGCATGGGTGTGGTGATATTGGAGATagtgagtggaaaaaggaaCAGAGGCTTCAAATGCGCTTTGGGGTATCAAAACCTTTTGGAGCAG GCATGGTTACTTTGGAAGGAAAATAGGGAGTTGGAGCTGATGGATCCATGCTACAACAAGTCATATGTGGAATGGCAAGTGAGGAGATGCATTCAAGTGGGATTATTATGCGTTCAGAACGCAGCAGAGGAGAGGCCGATGATGCCGTCTGTGGTTCTCATGTTGAGCTCAGAAGATACAGTGCTGCCTCAGCCCAAGAGACCTGCATTTTTCATGCAGAGTGAGCCCAGCAATGGGAAGAACAAGTGTAATAGTTGTACAATAACCATAAGTGAAGTACAAGGACGGTAG
- the LOC121807736 gene encoding G-type lectin S-receptor-like serine/threonine-protein kinase At4g27290 isoform X1: protein MEFLYAALYLLAISRFSFADDKLSSNQTLADGDFLISPSQTFELGFFSPGSSTSRFLGIRYKATPDIVVWVANRQNPITGLNGVLTLSATGNLILTSAQGPAIWSSNSSTAESNPVLQLLNSGNLVVALNSSYIWQSFDHPGDTRLPGMTLVQDLSTGDGKYLTSWKSGDDPSMGEFSYKIQNLGLSQTIIAKGKEILNRVVFWNGNFVGYPTSQDPAWRVEVVTNKGRLVSVHQPYYDSVHARLTMNYSGFLQRYVMNERKDGWILMIALPNDQCDGYDVCGSNGICKIYENPVCECLRGFHPASESEWSVFEWRGGCTRNLSLDCQTEEGFLEVKGIKFPDSLNFQLNTSMTSEECRAECFKNCNCTAYADPFFSNGSSCMMWFGDLIDMREYTTQSGPAPSIHIRVPISELDNEGKGLSRKAIIVIATLSTLAMLILGVAVWGVFMRIRRNRRGYIKRLDSKMAAEELELPIFDLATIEAATDSFSEQNLIGQGGFGPVYKGNLSAGVVIAVKRMSKISGQGHEEFTTEINLIAKLQHRNLVRILGCCVEGEEKMLIYEYMINRSLDHFIFAADQRRRALLNWPKRFEIIMGIVRGLLYLHHDSRLNVIHRDLKTSNILLDENLNAKISDFGLARMFEGDQTISTTTRVVGTYGYMAPEYAFDGKFSIKSDIYSLGVMILEIVSGQKNRGFKHPSCYKNLLEQAWHFCKEGRELEMMDPCYKNSYVESQVKRCIQVGSLCVQNVAEERPMMPAVVLMLSTEDAVLPQPRKPGFFLHGDSSISHSNASGSTGGAVTITDIEAR from the exons ATGGAGTTCCTCTATGCAGCTCTCTATCTCTTAGCTATCTCCAGATTCTCTTTTGCAGATGACAAACTTTCTTCAAACCAAACTCTTGCTGATGGAGACTTCTTAATCTCTCCATCCCAAACATTCGAGCTCGGATTCTTCTCTCCGGGCTCATCCACCTCCAGATTCTTGGGAATACGGTACAAGGCCACACCAGACATCGTAGTTTGGGTTGCAAACAGACAAAATCCGATCACCGGCCTCAACGGAGTTCTAACTTTATCCGCAACTGGCAATCTGATCCTCACCTCAGCACAAGGTCCAGCCATTTGGTCTTCCAATTCCTCCACAGCAGAATCAAATCCAGTTTTGCAGCTCCTGAATTCTGGAAACCTTGTCGTTGCCCTAAATTCGTCGTATATTTGGCAGAGCTTCGATCATCCAGGCGACACTAGGCTCCCGGGAATGACACTAGTGCAAGACCTTAGCACTGGAGATGGTAAATATTTGACATCATGGAAAAGTGGTGATGATCCATCCATGGGAGAGTTCAGTTACAAAATACAAAACCTAGGATTATCTCAAACTATAATTGCCAAAGGGAAGGAGATCTTAAACAGGGTTGTGTTTTGGAATGGGAACTTTGTTGGATATCCAACTTCACAAGATCCAGCTTGGAGAGTTGAAGTGGTAACCAACAAGGGTAGGCTGGTCTCAGTTCATCAGCCTTATTATGATTCAGTTCATGCCAGATTAACCATGAATTATTCGGGTTTTCTCCAGCGATACGTGATGAACGAGAGGAAAGATGGATGGATTCTCATGATTGCACTCCCTAATGATCAGTGTGATGGTTATGATGTGTGTGGTAGCAATGGCATCTGCAAGATTTACGAGAATCCAGTGTGTGAGTGTCTGAGGGGGTTTCACCCTGCATCCGAGAGCGAATGGAGCGTGTTCGAGTGGAGAGGAGGCTGCACCAGGAATCTGTCATTGGATTGCCAGACAGAAGAAGGCTTTCTTGAGGTTAAAGGAATCAAGTTCCCTGATTCACTCAATTTTCAGTTGAACACTAGCATGACTAGTGAGGAATGTCGCGCTGAATGCTTCAAGAACTGCAACTGCACGGCTTATGCTGATCCATTCTTCAGCAATGGGAGCAGCTGCATGATGTGGTTTGGGGACTTGATTGATATGAGGGAGTACACTACACAATCTGGTCCTGCACCGAGCATCCACATTCGTGTGCCTATCTCTGAACTCG ATAATGAGGGGAAAGGATTATCAAGGAAGGCAATCATAGTTATAGCTACTCTTTCTACTTTGGCGATGCTTATCTTGGGCGTGGCTGTTTGGGGCGTATTTATGAGGATCAGGCGCAATAGACGAGGTTACATCAAACGACTAG ATTCTAAAATGGCAGCTGAGGAATTAGAGTTACCTATCTTTGACTTGGCAACCATTGAAGCAGCCACGGATAGTTTCTCGGAACAGAACCTGATCGGCCAAGGTGGATTTGGTCCTGTTTACAAG GGAAACCTTTCAGCAGGAGTAGTAATCGCAGTTAAAAGGATGTCGAAGATTTCTGGACAAGGCCACGAAGAATTTACAACTGAAATCAACTTGATAGCAAAGCTTCAGCACAGGAACCTTGTAAGGATTTTGGGGTGCTGCGTTGAAGGGGAGGAGAAAATGCTGATCTACGAGTACATGATAAACAGAAGCTTGGatcatttcatttttg CTGCAGATCAGCGAAGAAGGGCGCTGCTGAATTGGCCAAAGCGGTTTGAGATCATAATGGGGATTGTACGAGGCCTTCTATACCTCCACCATGATTCCAGGCTCAACGTGATCCACAGGGACCTGAAAACGAGCAACATTTTGTTAGATGAGAACCTGAACGCGAAGATTTCAGACTTTGGTTTAGCAAGAATGTTTGAAGGAGATCAAACGATATCAACAACAACAAGAGTTGTTGGAACATA TGGTTACATGGCTCCAGAGTACGCGTTTGATGGAAAGTTCTCCATCAAGTCGGATATATACAGCTTGGGCGTTATGATCTTGGAGATCGTCAGTGGACAGAAGAACAGAGGCTTCAAGCATCCATCATGCTACAAGAACCTTCTAGAGCAG GCATGGCATTTCTGTAAGGAAGGGAGGGAGTTGGAAATGATGGATCCGTGCTACAAGAATTCGTACGTGGAATCCCAGGTGAAGAGGTGCATTCAAGTCGGGTCATTGTGCGTACAGAATGTGGCAGAGGAAAGGCCAATGATGCCAGCTGTGGTGCTCATGCTGAGTACTGAGGACGCGGTCTTGCCTCAGCCCAGGAAGCCCGGTTTTTTCTTGCACGGGGACTCCAGTATTTCGCATAGCAATGCTTCAGGAAGTACTGGCGGCGCAGTGACCATAACTGACATAGAAGCGAGGTAG
- the LOC121807736 gene encoding G-type lectin S-receptor-like serine/threonine-protein kinase At4g27290 isoform X2, translating to MEFLYAALYLLAISRFSFADDKLSSNQTLADGDFLISPSQTFELGFFSPGSSTSRFLGIRYKATPDIVVWVANRQNPITGLNGVLTLSATGNLILTSAQGPAIWSSNSSTAESNPVLQLLNSGNLVVALNSSYIWQSFDHPGDTRLPGMTLVQDLSTGDGKYLTSWKSGDDPSMGEFSYKIQNLGLSQTIIAKGKEILNRVVFWNGNFVGYPTSQDPAWRVEVVTNKGRLVSVHQPYYDSVHARLTMNYSGFLQRYVMNERKDGWILMIALPNDQCDGYDVCGSNGICKIYENPVCECLRGFHPASESEWSVFEWRGGCTRNLSLDCQTEEGFLEVKGIKFPDSLNFQLNTSMTSEECRAECFKNCNCTAYADPFFSNGSSCMMWFGDLIDMREYTTQSGPAPSIHIRVPISELDNEGKGLSRKAIIVIATLSTLAMLILGVAVWGVFMRIRRNRRGYIKRLDSKMAAEELELPIFDLATIEAATDSFSEQNLIGQGGFGPVYKGNLSAGVVIAVKRMSKISGQGHEEFTTEINLIAKLQHRNLVRILGCCVEGEEKMLIYEYMINRSLDHFIFDQRRRALLNWPKRFEIIMGIVRGLLYLHHDSRLNVIHRDLKTSNILLDENLNAKISDFGLARMFEGDQTISTTTRVVGTYGYMAPEYAFDGKFSIKSDIYSLGVMILEIVSGQKNRGFKHPSCYKNLLEQAWHFCKEGRELEMMDPCYKNSYVESQVKRCIQVGSLCVQNVAEERPMMPAVVLMLSTEDAVLPQPRKPGFFLHGDSSISHSNASGSTGGAVTITDIEAR from the exons ATGGAGTTCCTCTATGCAGCTCTCTATCTCTTAGCTATCTCCAGATTCTCTTTTGCAGATGACAAACTTTCTTCAAACCAAACTCTTGCTGATGGAGACTTCTTAATCTCTCCATCCCAAACATTCGAGCTCGGATTCTTCTCTCCGGGCTCATCCACCTCCAGATTCTTGGGAATACGGTACAAGGCCACACCAGACATCGTAGTTTGGGTTGCAAACAGACAAAATCCGATCACCGGCCTCAACGGAGTTCTAACTTTATCCGCAACTGGCAATCTGATCCTCACCTCAGCACAAGGTCCAGCCATTTGGTCTTCCAATTCCTCCACAGCAGAATCAAATCCAGTTTTGCAGCTCCTGAATTCTGGAAACCTTGTCGTTGCCCTAAATTCGTCGTATATTTGGCAGAGCTTCGATCATCCAGGCGACACTAGGCTCCCGGGAATGACACTAGTGCAAGACCTTAGCACTGGAGATGGTAAATATTTGACATCATGGAAAAGTGGTGATGATCCATCCATGGGAGAGTTCAGTTACAAAATACAAAACCTAGGATTATCTCAAACTATAATTGCCAAAGGGAAGGAGATCTTAAACAGGGTTGTGTTTTGGAATGGGAACTTTGTTGGATATCCAACTTCACAAGATCCAGCTTGGAGAGTTGAAGTGGTAACCAACAAGGGTAGGCTGGTCTCAGTTCATCAGCCTTATTATGATTCAGTTCATGCCAGATTAACCATGAATTATTCGGGTTTTCTCCAGCGATACGTGATGAACGAGAGGAAAGATGGATGGATTCTCATGATTGCACTCCCTAATGATCAGTGTGATGGTTATGATGTGTGTGGTAGCAATGGCATCTGCAAGATTTACGAGAATCCAGTGTGTGAGTGTCTGAGGGGGTTTCACCCTGCATCCGAGAGCGAATGGAGCGTGTTCGAGTGGAGAGGAGGCTGCACCAGGAATCTGTCATTGGATTGCCAGACAGAAGAAGGCTTTCTTGAGGTTAAAGGAATCAAGTTCCCTGATTCACTCAATTTTCAGTTGAACACTAGCATGACTAGTGAGGAATGTCGCGCTGAATGCTTCAAGAACTGCAACTGCACGGCTTATGCTGATCCATTCTTCAGCAATGGGAGCAGCTGCATGATGTGGTTTGGGGACTTGATTGATATGAGGGAGTACACTACACAATCTGGTCCTGCACCGAGCATCCACATTCGTGTGCCTATCTCTGAACTCG ATAATGAGGGGAAAGGATTATCAAGGAAGGCAATCATAGTTATAGCTACTCTTTCTACTTTGGCGATGCTTATCTTGGGCGTGGCTGTTTGGGGCGTATTTATGAGGATCAGGCGCAATAGACGAGGTTACATCAAACGACTAG ATTCTAAAATGGCAGCTGAGGAATTAGAGTTACCTATCTTTGACTTGGCAACCATTGAAGCAGCCACGGATAGTTTCTCGGAACAGAACCTGATCGGCCAAGGTGGATTTGGTCCTGTTTACAAG GGAAACCTTTCAGCAGGAGTAGTAATCGCAGTTAAAAGGATGTCGAAGATTTCTGGACAAGGCCACGAAGAATTTACAACTGAAATCAACTTGATAGCAAAGCTTCAGCACAGGAACCTTGTAAGGATTTTGGGGTGCTGCGTTGAAGGGGAGGAGAAAATGCTGATCTACGAGTACATGATAAACAGAAGCTTGGatcatttcatttttg ATCAGCGAAGAAGGGCGCTGCTGAATTGGCCAAAGCGGTTTGAGATCATAATGGGGATTGTACGAGGCCTTCTATACCTCCACCATGATTCCAGGCTCAACGTGATCCACAGGGACCTGAAAACGAGCAACATTTTGTTAGATGAGAACCTGAACGCGAAGATTTCAGACTTTGGTTTAGCAAGAATGTTTGAAGGAGATCAAACGATATCAACAACAACAAGAGTTGTTGGAACATA TGGTTACATGGCTCCAGAGTACGCGTTTGATGGAAAGTTCTCCATCAAGTCGGATATATACAGCTTGGGCGTTATGATCTTGGAGATCGTCAGTGGACAGAAGAACAGAGGCTTCAAGCATCCATCATGCTACAAGAACCTTCTAGAGCAG GCATGGCATTTCTGTAAGGAAGGGAGGGAGTTGGAAATGATGGATCCGTGCTACAAGAATTCGTACGTGGAATCCCAGGTGAAGAGGTGCATTCAAGTCGGGTCATTGTGCGTACAGAATGTGGCAGAGGAAAGGCCAATGATGCCAGCTGTGGTGCTCATGCTGAGTACTGAGGACGCGGTCTTGCCTCAGCCCAGGAAGCCCGGTTTTTTCTTGCACGGGGACTCCAGTATTTCGCATAGCAATGCTTCAGGAAGTACTGGCGGCGCAGTGACCATAACTGACATAGAAGCGAGGTAG
- the LOC121807736 gene encoding G-type lectin S-receptor-like serine/threonine-protein kinase At4g27290 isoform X3, translating to MEFLYAALYLLAISRFSFADDKLSSNQTLADGDFLISPSQTFELGFFSPGSSTSRFLGIRYKATPDIVVWVANRQNPITGLNGVLTLSATGNLILTSAQGPAIWSSNSSTAESNPVLQLLNSGNLVVALNSSYIWQSFDHPGDTRLPGMTLVQDLSTGDGKYLTSWKSGDDPSMGEFSYKIQNLGLSQTIIAKGKEILNRVVFWNGNFVGYPTSQDPAWRVEVVTNKGRLVSVHQPYYDSVHARLTMNYSGFLQRYVMNERKDGWILMIALPNDQCDGYDVCGSNGICKIYENPVCECLRGFHPASESEWSVFEWRGGCTRNLSLDCQTEEGFLEVKGIKFPDSLNFQLNTSMTSEECRAECFKNCNCTAYADPFFSNGSSCMMWFGDLIDMREYTTQSGPAPSIHIRVPISELDNEGKGLSRKAIIVIATLSTLAMLILGVAVWGVFMRIRRNRRGYIKRLDSKMAAEELELPIFDLATIEAATDSFSEQNLIGQGGFGPVYKGNLSAGVVIAVKRMSKISGQGHEEFTTEINLIAKLQHRNLVRILGCCVEGEEKMLIYEYMINRSLDHFIFDQRRRALLNWPKRFEIIMGIVRGLLYLHHDSRLNVIHRDLKTSNILLDENLNAKISDFGLARMFEGDQTISTTTRVVGT from the exons ATGGAGTTCCTCTATGCAGCTCTCTATCTCTTAGCTATCTCCAGATTCTCTTTTGCAGATGACAAACTTTCTTCAAACCAAACTCTTGCTGATGGAGACTTCTTAATCTCTCCATCCCAAACATTCGAGCTCGGATTCTTCTCTCCGGGCTCATCCACCTCCAGATTCTTGGGAATACGGTACAAGGCCACACCAGACATCGTAGTTTGGGTTGCAAACAGACAAAATCCGATCACCGGCCTCAACGGAGTTCTAACTTTATCCGCAACTGGCAATCTGATCCTCACCTCAGCACAAGGTCCAGCCATTTGGTCTTCCAATTCCTCCACAGCAGAATCAAATCCAGTTTTGCAGCTCCTGAATTCTGGAAACCTTGTCGTTGCCCTAAATTCGTCGTATATTTGGCAGAGCTTCGATCATCCAGGCGACACTAGGCTCCCGGGAATGACACTAGTGCAAGACCTTAGCACTGGAGATGGTAAATATTTGACATCATGGAAAAGTGGTGATGATCCATCCATGGGAGAGTTCAGTTACAAAATACAAAACCTAGGATTATCTCAAACTATAATTGCCAAAGGGAAGGAGATCTTAAACAGGGTTGTGTTTTGGAATGGGAACTTTGTTGGATATCCAACTTCACAAGATCCAGCTTGGAGAGTTGAAGTGGTAACCAACAAGGGTAGGCTGGTCTCAGTTCATCAGCCTTATTATGATTCAGTTCATGCCAGATTAACCATGAATTATTCGGGTTTTCTCCAGCGATACGTGATGAACGAGAGGAAAGATGGATGGATTCTCATGATTGCACTCCCTAATGATCAGTGTGATGGTTATGATGTGTGTGGTAGCAATGGCATCTGCAAGATTTACGAGAATCCAGTGTGTGAGTGTCTGAGGGGGTTTCACCCTGCATCCGAGAGCGAATGGAGCGTGTTCGAGTGGAGAGGAGGCTGCACCAGGAATCTGTCATTGGATTGCCAGACAGAAGAAGGCTTTCTTGAGGTTAAAGGAATCAAGTTCCCTGATTCACTCAATTTTCAGTTGAACACTAGCATGACTAGTGAGGAATGTCGCGCTGAATGCTTCAAGAACTGCAACTGCACGGCTTATGCTGATCCATTCTTCAGCAATGGGAGCAGCTGCATGATGTGGTTTGGGGACTTGATTGATATGAGGGAGTACACTACACAATCTGGTCCTGCACCGAGCATCCACATTCGTGTGCCTATCTCTGAACTCG ATAATGAGGGGAAAGGATTATCAAGGAAGGCAATCATAGTTATAGCTACTCTTTCTACTTTGGCGATGCTTATCTTGGGCGTGGCTGTTTGGGGCGTATTTATGAGGATCAGGCGCAATAGACGAGGTTACATCAAACGACTAG ATTCTAAAATGGCAGCTGAGGAATTAGAGTTACCTATCTTTGACTTGGCAACCATTGAAGCAGCCACGGATAGTTTCTCGGAACAGAACCTGATCGGCCAAGGTGGATTTGGTCCTGTTTACAAG GGAAACCTTTCAGCAGGAGTAGTAATCGCAGTTAAAAGGATGTCGAAGATTTCTGGACAAGGCCACGAAGAATTTACAACTGAAATCAACTTGATAGCAAAGCTTCAGCACAGGAACCTTGTAAGGATTTTGGGGTGCTGCGTTGAAGGGGAGGAGAAAATGCTGATCTACGAGTACATGATAAACAGAAGCTTGGatcatttcatttttg ATCAGCGAAGAAGGGCGCTGCTGAATTGGCCAAAGCGGTTTGAGATCATAATGGGGATTGTACGAGGCCTTCTATACCTCCACCATGATTCCAGGCTCAACGTGATCCACAGGGACCTGAAAACGAGCAACATTTTGTTAGATGAGAACCTGAACGCGAAGATTTCAGACTTTGGTTTAGCAAGAATGTTTGAAGGAGATCAAACGATATCAACAACAACAAGAGTTGTTGGAACATAG